CGGCGTACGGTCGCGTCCGGCTCGCGGATGAAGATCGGCAGGTGCCCGGCCGAGGCATAGGTGAGCGTGCCCTCATTCGGGTCGTACACGGCGTACACGCAGGTGGCGATCTGACTGGAGTCGATCTCGGCGGCGAGGCCGTCGAGGAGCTGGAGCACCTCGTGCGGCGGCAGGTCGAGACGCGCGTAGGCGCGGACGGCGGTGCGGAGCTGGCCCATGACCGCCGCCGCGCGCACGCCGCGGCCCATGACGTCGCCGATCACCACGGCGGTGCGGCCGGCGCCGAGCGTGATCACGTCGTACCAGTCGCCCCCGACCGCCGCGTCGATGCCGCCGGGCTGGTACGTGGCGGCCACGCGCAGGTCGTCGGGCTGTTCGAGGCGCTGCGGCAGCAGGCTGTGCTGAAGGGTGACGGCCGCGGCGCGTTGCTGACTCTCGCTCTCCCGGAGACGCTCGGCCGCGACGACCTGGTCGGTGACGTCGGTGGCGAAGACGAGGACGCCACGCTGGGCGGGGTCGTCGGCGGTGGCGGCGACCCGGACGGGGGTGCAGGTGAAGGTGAAGTAGCTGTCGCGGGTGTCGCCGGGGACGCTGCGGGTCTTCAGGGTGCGGGGGGTGCCGCTGCGCTGCACCTGGTCCAGGAGGGGGAGCAGTCCGATGTCGACCAGCTCGGTGAGGGACTCGCGGGCGGGGCGGCCGGGCACGCGGGTGCCGAAGAGCGCGGCGTAGGAGCCGTTGACATAGGCGACGCGGTGGTCGGGGCCGCGTACGACGGCGACCGGGGTCGGGACCTGGCCGAGCAGCTCGTGGATGGCGCGGGCGTCGACGCCCTGCCCGCCGTGCGGGCCGGGGGGCGTCGGGTCGTGGTGCTCACGGGCGGCCGGCACGACGCCGGGCTCGTCCCCCGGGCCCCGGCCGACCTGGGAGGCGCCTCCCTCGGGGCTGGCGGCGTTGCGCCGCTGTGTCCCGGGCAGCCGGATGGCCCAGCGCGTCAAATTCACAGCGTTCCGATCCGATTCGTGTCGCGTCTGCGTCGTGGTGCGTTCGGCGTCGTCGTGGTCTTTGTCTCTTCAACTTTTTGATGGACGGCGGCCCGCCCATGGTCACACGCCCGGCCGTGTCAGGGGCCCTCC
Above is a window of Streptomyces sp. NBC_01803 DNA encoding:
- a CDS encoding ATP-binding SpoIIE family protein phosphatase: MNLTRWAIRLPGTQRRNAASPEGGASQVGRGPGDEPGVVPAAREHHDPTPPGPHGGQGVDARAIHELLGQVPTPVAVVRGPDHRVAYVNGSYAALFGTRVPGRPARESLTELVDIGLLPLLDQVQRSGTPRTLKTRSVPGDTRDSYFTFTCTPVRVAATADDPAQRGVLVFATDVTDQVVAAERLRESESQQRAAAVTLQHSLLPQRLEQPDDLRVAATYQPGGIDAAVGGDWYDVITLGAGRTAVVIGDVMGRGVRAAAVMGQLRTAVRAYARLDLPPHEVLQLLDGLAAEIDSSQIATCVYAVYDPNEGTLTYASAGHLPIFIREPDATVRRVSDPTGPPLGTGGWLHTSGAVPFGPGSSVVLYTDGLVERRDADIDEGIDTLERALAGAGDSPQIVCDRLLRALGISEDHDDDVAILALTCPERHGDEADLFRGAALDLLGGIEAAPRARAFADGVLASWRFPEELRELGVLAASELVANSLKHGRAPMGLRLRRTDRRLIVEVTDGDEHLPRRQQAEPADEAGRGIAVVATIAAEWGARRLPEGGKAVWAEFALPGAS